The following coding sequences lie in one Kribbella sp. NBC_00709 genomic window:
- a CDS encoding glutamate mutase L, which yields MSLVVAVDFGSTFTKAVAVDVGSGELVARAEHRTTIDTDVMDGWNACRIVLEEADRGVKKAEVLACSSAGGGLRIGVVGNEELVTAEAGKRVALSSGGRVVAVVNGGLTATGQKELRKDRPDVVLLLGGTDGGNSAVLLKAAETLAKYSWRKPVVVAGNVDAQAEIRELLSNAAVPHVLAGNVVPEIGVFAPDSARAAIREMFLAHVIGGKNLSRDPSFASMIRAATPDVVLRGVEVVAGLHGDVAVVDIGGATTDVHSVIELDPEDANLGREVVATHPVTRTVEGDLGMRWSAVPVVAAGAEAGLIANVDEVRAAAERRHDDPSYLPDSETERTYDETLASIAATVALRRHAGRQRIVFGPGGRVIERSGKDLREVDLLVGSGGVLRHNPPEVAARILGSIGTNAQEEGWLVPQRAEVCVDADYVLAAVGLLADDEPKAAEGLAAHIHGTGTSGH from the coding sequence GTGAGTCTGGTTGTTGCGGTTGATTTCGGGTCGACGTTCACGAAGGCGGTTGCGGTCGATGTCGGCTCGGGCGAGTTGGTGGCCCGGGCCGAGCACCGTACGACGATCGACACCGACGTGATGGACGGCTGGAACGCCTGCCGGATCGTGCTCGAGGAAGCCGATCGTGGCGTCAAGAAGGCCGAGGTGCTGGCCTGTTCGAGTGCGGGCGGCGGGCTGCGGATCGGTGTCGTGGGCAACGAGGAGCTCGTCACCGCGGAGGCTGGTAAGCGGGTCGCGTTGTCCAGCGGCGGCCGGGTGGTTGCCGTCGTCAACGGTGGGCTGACGGCAACTGGTCAGAAGGAGCTGCGCAAGGACCGCCCGGACGTCGTGCTGCTGCTCGGCGGGACCGACGGCGGCAACTCGGCGGTGCTGCTGAAGGCGGCCGAGACGCTGGCGAAGTACAGCTGGCGGAAACCGGTCGTTGTCGCGGGCAACGTCGACGCGCAGGCCGAGATCCGCGAGCTCCTGAGCAACGCCGCCGTACCGCACGTGCTCGCCGGCAACGTCGTACCCGAGATCGGCGTGTTCGCGCCGGACAGCGCCCGGGCCGCGATCCGCGAGATGTTCCTCGCGCACGTGATCGGCGGCAAGAACCTGTCTCGCGATCCGTCGTTCGCGAGCATGATCCGCGCGGCGACGCCGGACGTCGTACTGCGCGGCGTCGAGGTAGTGGCGGGATTGCACGGCGACGTCGCGGTCGTGGACATCGGCGGCGCGACCACCGACGTGCACTCGGTGATCGAGCTCGACCCCGAGGACGCGAACCTCGGCCGCGAGGTGGTCGCCACCCACCCGGTCACCCGGACCGTCGAAGGCGATCTCGGGATGCGCTGGAGCGCCGTACCGGTCGTTGCCGCGGGCGCCGAGGCCGGGCTGATCGCGAACGTGGACGAAGTACGAGCTGCCGCCGAACGCCGGCACGACGATCCGTCGTACCTGCCCGACAGCGAGACCGAGAGAACGTACGACGAAACGCTGGCGAGCATCGCCGCGACGGTCGCGCTCCGGCGGCACGCGGGACGGCAGCGGATCGTGTTCGGGCCCGGCGGGCGGGTGATCGAGCGATCGGGGAAGGACCTGCGCGAGGTGGACCTGCTGGTCGGGTCCGGGGGAGTACTGCGGCACAACCCGCCGGAGGTCGCGGCCCGGATCCTGGGCTCGATCGGGACGAACGCGCAGGAGGAGGGCTGGCTCGTCCCACAGCGGGCGGAGGTCTGCGTCGACGCGGACTACGTGCTGGCAGCCGTCGGTCTGCTCGCGGACGACGAGCCGAAGGCGGCGGAGGGGCTGGCCGCGCACATTCATGGAACCGGCACCAGCGGGCACTAG